A window from Theropithecus gelada isolate Dixy chromosome 1, Tgel_1.0, whole genome shotgun sequence encodes these proteins:
- the MYOG gene encoding myogenin, whose protein sequence is MELYETSPYFYQEPRFYDGENYLPVHLQGFEPPGYERTELTLSPETPGPLEDKGLGTPEHCPGQCLPWACKVCKRKSVSVDRRRAATLREKRRLKKVNEAFEALKRSTLLNPNQRLPKVEILRSAIQYIERLQTLLSSLNQEERDLRYRGGGGPQPGVPSECSSHSASCSPEWGSALEFGANPGDHLLTADPTDAHNLHSLTSIVDSITVEDVSVAFPDETMPN, encoded by the exons ATGGAGCTGTATGAGACATCCCCCTACTTCTACCAGGAACCCCGCTTCTATGACGGGGAAAACTACCTGCCTGTCCACCTCCAGGGCTTCGAGCCACCAGGCTATGAGCGGACGGAGCTCACCCTGAGCCCCGAGACCCCAGGGCCCCTCGAAGACAAGGGGCTGGGCACCCCCGAGCACTGTCCGGGCCAGTGCCTTCCATGGGCGTGTAAGGTGTGTAAGAGGAAGTCGGTGTCCGTGGACCGGCGGCGGGCGGCCACACTGAGGGAGAAGCGCAGGCTCAAGAAGGTGAATGAGGCCTTCGAGGCCCTGAAGAGGAGCACCCTGCTCAACCCCAACCAGCGGCTGCCCAAGGTGGAGATCCTGCGCAGCGCCATCCAATACATCGAGCGCCTCCAGACCCTGCTCAGCTCCCTCAACCAGGAGGAGCGTGACCTCCGCTACCGGGGCGGGGGCGGGCCCCAGCCAGGG GTGCCCAGCGAATGCAGCTCTCACAGCGCCTCCTGCAGTCCAGAGTGGGGCAGCGCACTGGAGTTCGGCGCCAACCCCGGGG ATCATCTGCTCACGGCTGACCCTACAGATGCCCACAACCTGCACTCCCTCACCTCCATCGTGGACAGCATCACAGTGGAAGATGTGTCTGTGGCCTTCCCAGATGAAACCATGCCCAACTGA